One genomic window of Lytechinus variegatus isolate NC3 chromosome 1, Lvar_3.0, whole genome shotgun sequence includes the following:
- the LOC121430130 gene encoding uncharacterized protein F54H12.2-like, with the protein MALLHEKSDICCKSKLDIFSVPYTQMSIVKGPWVEYHPVSNITDFGPIEFNLSGTAEEYIDLSQTMLHVLAKVVNPDNTDLAEDAPVGPINLLLPSIFSQIDVKLNETLVSQPSNTNAYRAFIDVLTHYGNDSMSSQLTQHLFYKDNAGKLDVVNPLLPHPEANEGLKKRQEFTSQSKTVSLLGPLYGDIFFQERLMLPGVDVKIKLNRNKDAFCLLTSHPTLKYKIVIEKAILYIRKVKVNPSVMLSHAKCLETAPAKYPINKVDVRSFTIPSGNMSMNKDNLFLGQIPNRIIIGFVDNDAYNGNYRKNTYNFKHYNLNYISITVDGEPVPMRPLRPCFEEGKSQNYIEAYNTLFMGTSRLFSDRGIAINREEYAKGYTLYAFDLTPDLSDGCHLNLVKEGNVRLEAGFDVALPNTLNCIVYSESQGLIQIDRSRNVIYDFKG; encoded by the coding sequence ATGGCCCTTCTTCATGAAAAAAGCGACATCTGTTGTAAGTCCAAATTGGATATATTTTCAGTCCCCTACACACAGATGAGTATTGTGAAGGGGCCATGGGTGGAATATCATCCAGTTAGTAACATTACCGATTTCGGCCCCATTGAATTTAATCTATCCGGAACGGCTGAGGAATACATAGATCTATCCCAAACTATGCTTCATGTATTAGCAAAAGTCGTCAATCCAGACAATACGGATCTCGCGGAGGATGCCCCGGTTGGACCAATAAATTTACTATTACCATCGATTTTCAGTCAGATAGATGTCAAACTGAATGAGACCCTCGTTTCACAGCCATCCAATACAAACGCTTATAGAGCGTTCATAGATGTTTTAACCCACTATGGCAACGATTCAATGTCATCCCAGTTGACCCAACACCTATTTTACAAGGATAATGCAGGAAAATTGGACGTAGTAAATCCTCTTCTCCCCCACCCCGAAGCAAACGAGGGTCTGAAGAAAAGACAAGAGTTTACCAGTCAGAGTAAAACTGTATCCCTTTTGGGTCCCTTGTATGGGGACATCTTCTTTCAAGAGAGACTTATGCTTCCAGGCGTGGATGTAAAAATCAAGCTCAACCGAAATAAAGATGCCTTCTGCCTGCTCACATCACACCCTACGTTGAAATACAAGATCGTCATTGAGAAAGCCATTCTATACATTAGGAAAGTAAAAGTCAACCCTTCTGTGATGTTGTCACATGCGAAATGTCTGGAAACTGCTCCAGCTAAGTACCCGATTAACAAAGTGGACGTACGTTCCTTTACCATACCCTCTGGAAATATGTCTATGAATAAAGATAATCTGTTTCTGGGTCAAATTCCAAACCGTATCATCATAGGCTTTGTGGATAATGATGCCTACAACGGAAACTATAGAAAAAACACATACAACTTCAAACATTATAATCTAAATTACATCTCCATCACAGTGGACGGAGAGCCGGTCCCCATGAGACCACTGCGTCCTTGTTTCGAAGAAGGAAAAAGCCAAAACTACATAGAGGCCTATAATACGCTATTCATGGGAACCAGTCGTCTCTTTTCAGATCGTGGGATAGCTATAAATAGGGAGGAGTATGCAAAAGGATACACACTTTACGCTTTCGATCTCACTCCCGATCTAAGCGATGGCTGTCATTTGAATCTGGTCAAGGAAGGAAATGTACGTCTTGAAGCGGGATTTGACGTTGCTCTACCCAATACCCTAAATTGTATTGTATACTCTGAATCTCAAGGGCTCATCCAGATTGATAGAAGTAGGAACGTCATATACGACTTCAAGGGTTGA